One genomic window of Chiloscyllium punctatum isolate Juve2018m chromosome 21, sChiPun1.3, whole genome shotgun sequence includes the following:
- the LOC140492424 gene encoding C-reactive protein-like, whose translation MAAVITVALLTMTVPAAMSNEYLPPALEAAGLWQFSAVFPNRSDVNHVTLLPLRDLPLDALTLCMRLASEDLDRDVILFSYAGQGSPNELHVWLEVGGRYYFYIRDHVAYFKLPPLDAILRHLRFTWESDTGATTVWMDGQPSRKKVMARGQAVRIPVVIMIGQGQDAVGGSFEAEQSFVGVHLKWGLSRSTCHTVMHPPASSSAVAPLLRDGKACVLL comes from the exons ATGGCGGCCGTTATCACTGTAGCGCTGCTGACAATGACTGTCCCTGCGGCGATGAGCAATGAGTACTTACCTCCAGCACTGGAGGCCG CTGGGCTCTGGCAGTTTTCCGCAGTGTTCCCCAACAGGTCGGATGTGAATCACGTGACGTTGCTCCCGCTGCGGGATTTGCCTCTGGATGCCCTGACGCTGTGCATGCGCCTGGCCTCCGAGGATTTGGACAGGGACGTCATCTTGTTCTCCTACGCGGGGCAGGGCAGTCCGAACGAACTGCACGTCTGGCTCGAGGTGGGCGGGAGATACTACTTCTACATACGGGACCACGTCGCCTACTTCAAGCTCCCGCCTCTGGATGCCATCCTGCGACACCTCCGCTTCACATGGGAGTCGGACACAGGAGCCACCACTGTCTGGATGGATGGACAGCCGTCCCGGAAGAAGGTCATGGCCCGGGGTCAGGCCGTGCGCATTCCGGTCGTCATCATGATCGGCCAGGGCCAGGATGCGGTGGGAGGCAGCTTTGAAGCTGAGCAATCCTTCGTCGGCGTTCATTTAAAATGGGGATTGTCCAGGTCAACGTGTCACACTGTAATGCACCCTCCTGCCAGCAGCAGTGCTGTAGCCCCTCTGCTGAGAGATGGAAAAGCATGTGTCTTGCTGTAA